The Octopus bimaculoides isolate UCB-OBI-ISO-001 chromosome 1, ASM119413v2, whole genome shotgun sequence genome contains the following window.
ACACATATAAATTGCTaacataatgaaataaacatacaaaattgtAGAACACCTTCAAATGCGCGAGGCACAGTTTGTTTCCACAGCAAGCTTTATCCTTCATACTCCAGGCAATCCAAATACTAACACATTATCACTAAACGTCCACTGAAAGAATTTCGCATACTCAGCcctgagaaacaaaaacatattcacacagaaaTAGCAACTGTAGCAATGTCCTCATTAGTTCCAAAACACTGCGCTGGGGTACACATCACCAATGTTTGTTACAAAGTAACAGTATTTGTTTTGTTCTGGCCAAATCCACCTTGTCCGCCTCCGCTGAGAGCACTACCTGAATCTATAGACTAACAGAAATAGACAGGATAGTGGAGAGTGTACAATATATAAAGGCTGCAACACTGCATCTTATAGTATAATTCATGGCATATAGGGGAGTACAGTAACGTAGAACTGGAACAAAAGATAAGTGGCCTATTCGTTCGATTAATAATCTGCCTGTCATTGGTGACTCCCGgctatataacaataacaaattaaaaagctCTACGCAGtctctcgacctgctagaaatagctgccgaATTTCCCTGAAAGGATGGACAAATTGGACAATAAAGTGATAGGAATATAAAAACATTAGATTGACATTGCTTAAAGTCATTTGATTGTACTCTTGCTCAATTGGGACAGATCTGGAGGTTTAGAAACGACAACGATATATCAAATGCAAGTTCTAAAATCAAAAGACATCAAACGAGATACAGCAAAACGCCAACTGGTGTTGCTTTTGctttattgtcgtcgtcgtcgtcgtcgttgttgttgttgttgtcgtcgtcgtcggtgGTGGTGAGGTACTGGTACTGGTGCTGGTCGAGTGTCTTTCTTTTATAAGACAGTAACACATGATATGAAGGAATTCGTCCGCTATTCCTAACAAATTAAGCaagcttacatttttttttttttgtattgtaatCAGTGAAAATCAGGCGAGCACAGAATCACAGGAAATAAGGTAACCGAAATTGGTATCCGTGAACTAAGTTTTTACTCTTGCTTTTAGCCATTAACGTCACAACTGTAATTTCTAATTCTATTAAAATCTTAtccaaatgtttatttattgaagCCAACGACGAACTATTCTGGAAACTCAATGATATTTATATCTAGAAACCagtgttttgttgctgtttaggtCCATGTTAGCTCTAAGTAGAGCTACAGTCAAACGTATACCAACCATAGCTatcctgtcttttcttttcatagGGTATAACTAAGATTACAATGTCCAATGTAGCATGTTTTTTAAGatggttgggtgtgatttgagggaacaTTTTGTCTACTATTCCCATCAGATTTATCAATCGAGTTAAAGAAATGATGGAATGGAAAGAGTGTTAAATAGGAATGGAAATCCTTTTAGAACCAGGAGCGAATTACAAGTGTATAAGAACTGGATGCAGCGAACGAATCTTCTAATTTACAAATTCCAAGCTATGCAACATACAGGGCctacaaaattgtttttatccaTTCAATGACTTTTGCATCTATTACGTCTAATTAAATATGATTTTCCCTTCTTTGCaggtatatgtatgaatttgataTCAATTGCAATGAGGAAGGCGGtgggctgacagaattgttagcacgccgggcaaaatgtttagcggcatttcgtccgtccttacgttctgagttcaaattgtaccaaggtcgactttgcttttcatcttttcgaagtcaatagaataagtaccagttcaacactaaggtcggtgtaatcgacttaccccttccccaaattattggctttatgccaaaatgtgaGACCAATGTTAATTTAAATGAAGGCAGCGAGcaagcagaaccgttagcacgccagaaaaaatgcttagtggcatttattctgtctttgcgttctgagtccaaattccatcgaaatcgactttaccttttacccttccgaggtcgataaaataagtaacagttgaacactggagtcaatgtaatcgacttaccctctccctcgaaattgctggccttgtgcaaaaagtTGACACCACTATTAATTGAATTCAATAAAATACAGCAATGAAAACTTGTAGAAATAAAGATATTGCTGAATCGGCACACAAACAAGTCATCAGTTGCTATCAATATGGGAAGTTTAATCGAGAAATTGCTCAAATTTTCTGTATTAATAATGAAAGTGTTATCCAAATTCAATAGATGAATTGAAGAAGGGTATTACTAAGTGAAGAAGGGATCTAGGAGGCCACAAATAGTTGAAGAAGGAGTGTTAAGAGGGAAGTTATAAAACATCGACTTGCAACTGTTCGCGAGGTTGAAAATTCTATGGATGAGTAGCAATATTGTATATGAACAGAATTGAAAGGCCTTGGATATGAACGAAGAGTGGCGAGAATGATTTCAAAAGCTACTTAAACTAAAAGGCGCAACTTGGCTAAAGTGTTCTACAGTAAGGAGAACGAGTTTTTGTCGCCAATAATATGATCTGACCAAAGCAAATCCCGCCAAATTTTCCATTTTAAGGCAAATAGATGTATGTCATAACAAAACTGAAATATGAGAACGAGATTGTTTATAAGGAAAAGTTAAACATAGAGGATTTAGAGTTATGGTACGAGGGGAAACAATGACTAGAGCtcgtatttgtttttaaatgctGCTAAATACTTGGAAAGAACACGTTACTCATCTAATCCAGTGTAGGAATTGATAAGAAAACCAATCTCTTTTCAATGAGATTAAGCTTCCATGCTATGCAAGCAAGGCATCACAAACCTAGAAAAGAATTTACGAATAGGAGCTTTGAGCAATCCCTGAAGTGGATTACTCAAAGCCCCGATCTTAATCCAATAGAATACTTATGGAAACATCTTTATAGAAGGATGCAAGCAATATTGTCGAAAAATACTTCAACAGAGCTGAAAAAGATATTGACTGAAGATTGGAGAAACGTGGTTTAGTATGttactaataatataattaaacccATGCCTAATCGAGTGCAAGCCGTGATATTAGTAccaacttccatttattttggaTAACTTTTCATGAAGATGTTTAACGTTAGATTAACGTTGCATTTTATTACAGGCCATTGTATATGAAATTACTTGGATCAAAAGACTTAAATCGTTTTTATGAGATTTTAGAGATTTATCAGGAGTCAGTTTCGAATTTGAAGGCGGGCGAAATTTTGTCAGCATGCAAGGCGCTCTCAACCTTTTATAGGCACTTTGTGTCAAGCTTGGTATTCCAATACTCTCGGTTCAAATTTTCTCTCCTACCTAGTCCGGATGTTTACTTTTTGCCTTTCCTGTGACGATAAAGTTCcagttttcctttttgttgttgtttggctacAGGCCAGATGTGATAGAACAGATCTGTGATTAAAGACATTCGAGTCATGACCAACACTCGTGATTAAATACATTCGAGTCGTGACCAACACTCTTTATTCTGGTATCtagaatgatgaggatgatttacttgctatttctagcacgtcggTCAACATCTTAGAAGCTCCCTCGTTGACTCATGTAAGTGTATTTACTCCACATATGTCCACTTATACATTCTActgtttatatattatgaaaaacaatgtaattgtttatatcttGCTAAAAACAATGTATCACTGACAGAAATAATCTAGTTTCTGTGTGAAGTTGGGAAACTTCTAGATGAGTAGGAGTGGTATATCAGAATGTAAATGAATACCAAATATGAAagctgagtaaaagaaaataatagattcTGTTTACTTTTACAAAAGCAAGTGAcctaaaatatatacaacagcaGTCTTAAGCAACTGTACTCAAGTAATAGTAAATAGGTACAGGGactgaatttaaaattataaGGACCCCTATTTCTTTATAAGGACATCAAACCAAATTGTTCTGCAGGTGAGAAGTGAGATTCGCCTCTTTTTCTGGAGAAGAGGAGATGTAAGGGAAGTGATTTGACTTCGTTGGGTACGTTCCTTCTCGTTAGGAGACATTCGTCCAACAATTAGACATAAAAAGTAAGAACAACGTAATTCCCCTGTCTAATACCGATGACAAAATCCTTTCTAAAAAGATCATCTGCGTAGTCGCCTGGCttggtagaaacagcagccaaacccCGCTCAAATCGCAACTTATCGTCTTAAATGAAAACATACATttgataatgcagtcctagatatctCTAAAATGACAAGCTGAAAAGGTTTTGATCACAGGAATGGCCTTTTCAAACTGGAATGGTCTGAAATAAATGGCCTATTCAGTCAAATCGGACTTggagattaacaacaacaacaacgacaatactTAATTACTGCACTAGTATTGTCTGAAAATTACACTATTGTCGCTGCTCGACTAACAAAATTCCTACTCAGTAAATTAGCATTTacatgactgagtattccacGAGCATTTATACGCTTAATGCAATTCTCTGATTGAATCAGAGTGACTCAATATAACAAGACtaaacctttgaattacaggtataatccagagagaaagaaaaaagatttcatATTCCTTCCTCCCTCACTACTGGATAGTACTTAATTTGTAGACctccgaaaaaaatgaaagaaaatctgaTCACCTAgaagttgacctcagaacgtagagagccgGAACGAATAACACTTGGCTTTCTGTCTGTTATGTAAGACTCCCAGAAAAACTTTTAATAGATTTATTAAGGTAAATTACATTGGTCTCAAAGCAAAAGAATTCGCGTCGTAGAGTTTATGGACAGTTCTGTGCTTGTTTACAGGTAATACCTTACTTCATGGCCGCCTACAAGCTCCCTTTCTCCCTCTGGATCTCCGTGTGTAACCATGAGATTTACCCGAGAGTTTAATATTCATTAGATAACATTAATAACGCATAGTTCAAATTTAACAAGTGGTACAAtattaaactataaataataaagaacGATTTTATGGTACAAATCGGTAACTTAATGCTGTTATCACACTATCCGATGCTCGAACGTCTCTATCGAGTCGCCGGTTCACACTTTTGGTTGGTAATGTTGTTTTAAATACACCTAAAATAGCATGATGGTTACGATTAGAACGCCTCTGATCATAGGTCATCTCGCTCGGGCTGACCTGCAGCTTAACAACAACTATTTAAAAGGAAGACAACAAAAGGCATCTGACTGAAACCGAATTAGTCAGAACTCCCTGTCATGTGACTGCTGTGTTAGTAAATTTGAAGGAAGCTTCTTCAAATACACGTGTACTAGTAGACTATAATAGAATGAAGATATGGGATGTTGTGTTATTCTTGTATCTCCTACTGGATGTTAATGACAGAATAAGTAATTCAATTCTAAACTGAAACCGTATCGTACTGATTCAAATGCTGAAAATTATCTGCAATGATTCTCTGCTTATTGCTTTAACTAGATTAACCACAAATCAATGAAAGAATTCCGGCGTAGTTGCTCGGCgttctagaaacagcagccaagtctACCTCATATCGAAACCTACTGTCTTAAAGAAAGGATACATTGAACAGTATAGTGCCTTGTGTACATAAAAGACGGGGGGATGGTAACGGTTACAACGTCTTTAATCATAGGTATGTTTGGTGAGAGTTGaccggggttaaacaacaagccCCCATCCCAACCAACTAGTTTATATAGGTACGTAATCTAAATAATATAGGAACTGGACTGCAGAATCGATGGAGCACCAAACAAAGTAGCTTGTATCATTtggttatttcttttatgttctgtgttcaaatcttacccgagtccactttacctttcaagCATATAAACTCAATAAAATTTTGATAAGTACTGTGTTGATACAACTGATTATACCGTAGAAGACGGTGCccaagtatggccacagtctaatggctgaaagcagtaaagacaaaaacgaaaacaaaaatgaaaagaaatattgtaacGTTCGAGAAAAAGATGAGCAACTGAAGTAGTTTCAGCTAGGATCAGGACCGGAACAGTATCACGGACTCGACAACCTTCAATCTCGGAATAGTAATTTATTTCCTCTAAGCACAATGGTTTCTTTTTTGTAAGAATTTCGTGTATAATTGATTTATCTTCGACTCCAGAAAATTACTGGTACTGTCGACTTCAAATGCATGAAAGACAGTCTACCAAGGTGAAAACTGAACGCTGAAATGTGAGACACCAATTATGATGTCATAAAATACCTACTCAAGTGTTTATCGTTTGTGCCAGATCAATGTTTCAAACGAAAAATGAATGTATCGATAAACCTTTGAAATGGCCTTACACATTTCAGTGTTTAAAGTGACTAAAGTTAACGACTTTGAATTTATAAACGCTATACAATACGGGCAGtatactatattattattgtattataaataGATTCCATTAAAGCTTCGTTGATATAATATAGCCTAGATTAGTTATATAGTAACAATACAACACTACTAATACAAGTTATGGAAACATTATCAATACATAAAGTTTGGatcacaaaacaaagaaagatcAGTAAAAGTATTATACAAATTCTTACCTGAATACGAGTGCTGTGCAGTTTCCACTAAGCTACATGGAGTTGCATATTTTGAAAGTATCTTTTTGCCAGAACCATCCGTTAAATGAGAAATTGGTTTGGAAGGTCGTATTTGGAAATTCTTACTCACTTCATCCATATCAAGAACCACAGAAGAAAGTTTGTGATGCAGATTATTGTTAATACGTTCCTGACGAAATACTTTCGTTTCCATGGAATGTAATGCTCTAATCAACTGGGTGAGATTAGTTTTTAAAGTGTTCAAACCAGTATCGATGTGATCTATTTCCATATCATGTCCCTTTACATTACTTTCGTATAAATTTGCTCGTTCACGCTCCACTTTTTGCATTTCTTGAAGATATTGCAAGCGCTGGGTCAAGAACGCCAAACGTCTTCTGCAAACACCGCTGCTTTTGTCATTTGTCGTAGATGTCTCTGATGACGTAGCTTCAACATCGAAGAAATAATCCCCACTCTCCGGATTTATTCCTGGTTCGTTAAaaacttcatcttcatcatctgtCCGTTTATCGGCAAaagatttgtttacatttgttttgttaCTGGGTGTCAAAATTGGACAAAGGGGTGCGCTGCGACGGTTCACAACGATGGTGTATGAACAGGACTCTGTTCTAatagttgtttgttttgtgtaATTTTTAGCTTTTACTAAGCAGAGGCAGAAAACAAGAAGTGTGATTTGTAATTTCTGGTGAAATATATCTCCAAAAGTCATACTTCTCAAATGGAAGGAACTGGCGATAGATCAGGAATAAACAGCTTTGAATAAATCTTcgtgtgaaaaaaaaagaaaaagaaattaatttcaagGATATTATGTGATGACTGAattcgtaaataaatattttttttacttgaagGTCAAAAATAAACAGAGCCTTAGGTATGGAAATATAGACActgcagaaaaatgaaaaacatgaagGGCGGTGTAAATAATCCAGTAATAACGTATGTTTTCAACAGTTGGTGCAAAACAAAATGTATAGAAAACCTCAAGCCAAAAAACGATGTCTAACAGATGTTAATTTTGTGAGAATGCTGCATCAGGTTTTCTGGTTCGTTTCATTAATTTTAAGTTAAGCTGTTTACTAGCGCCGACTAATATAAAGCTGTGTTAGGCTAGCTTTTAGTCAGCTGGCCGCCCTTCAATTTAAATGGGATACACCCACTGTCAAGgtgttttgtttatgttgaaAAGGTATATCAACTTAAATCtagattatataatttattaaacatCATAATTACTGAATTCCCTGCATTAGTATCATCATCTCCACCCCCAACTACTAaaaacaacatcatcagcagAGGTAGCTGCAGACACTGCAGTAGAAGCAGTTTCTATTTTGATTGTCAACGCAATTTTTTGTTATTACTTAAAACAGTTATTTTAGAGATGATATTATCGTTTTTCCTGTTATCGCCATACTACTAAGATTACAGtctcactgtcatcatcaccctTACTATAATTCCCACTACCATTACTACGATTTCTAACCCCCATCGCCTCTTCCACAATAATAACGAACACAGCATACTTTTACAACCTGCCAAATCAAAATCCGGGGTGTATAGTCTATTTAGATTGAAGCGCCTGTCATTTTATTTCGCGCCAAAATACAAGGAATGATACCGCTGTATCTtaaaagagaaggaggaagggcAAACTGTGTTGGTTAATAAATATGACGGGTAGTTTTCtcttcagctctctctctctgttagtaATTGTGCTATAATAGTAAGGAAATTGCACGTTGCTATGCTATCGATAGTTGCGACTCCTATTTTAAAGCTATTTGACTTCAACTATGTAAACCATGATTGTCACAACGTCTTATTTACCATCTTAAAATATCGGATGTCACACCGAGGGACAAGCTTTAATACTTTAATGACTTATTGTTCTAAGCTCAAATGCCACTGGGaacaactttactttttatcccttCAAGCTCCCAAACTGACGATGCTATTCTGTTACACATGTAATGCCTTATGCCAGTGTGTTATGTCTTCATTGGtgttcatttttttgttcttgtttttgttgtttatttgttgttaagATTCTTTCCAGTATATTCATCAAAAGTAATTTTGATTAGTTTTACACTAACTAAAACtctctttattttactttgattttATCTATTAAGATTATTTGTGTCTTTCCCTTTATTTTCTGCTGCTATTTGCCCTGAAAGCAAAGCATAGGAGTTATTTCCTCTTCCTTAATAAAATTAAGCATTGGTTTCTGTGGAAAACCTCTTCGGGAAGaggtatttcttaattttttcatcCACCAAACATTATCAGACATGTAACTTAAACAAAATGGACATCCACTGTATGGatgtcaatttaatttaattgagtTATAACTCAATCAAATTGGAATTTTCTTACAAAGtgagaaatttttgttaagaactTTTTACATGCATCATTCTGTACAATACTTCTTAACTTATCTAAATTCAAGTCATTCGACCATTTTAATTATTTGccatattcatttaattttttaaactctAAAACATGAACCTAATCGCTTTTCTTGTATTGTAGAGATTAATAAACATGAGTGTCTTCTAACAGTGCACAACAGTTGGCCTGGGGCTTTGGGAATTAAATGCATTGGTGGTAAAAGTGCATAGGTCATAGATACAGCACAACGCTGGTCACAGTATACGACCTGCTTACCCTCCTTTCGAGGCGTTTCTTTTTTCTAGTATATTGACTTCGTCATCAGAAACTGACAAAGAGAAACGCTTGTCAGTTCTGTCTGTCCTGAAGAAGTgattaatatttagaaaaaagaaagaaaagagaggaatagagagagaaagggaaaattttatgtacatacatacatacatacatacatacatacagcgagagagagagagagagagagagagagagagagagagagagagagagagagagagagagNNNNNNNNNNNNNNNNNNNNNNNNNNNNNNNNNNNNNNNNNNNNNNNNNNNNNNNNNNNNNNNNNNNNNNNNNNNNNNNNNNNNNNNNNNNNNNNNNNNNNNNNNNNNNNNNNNNNNNNNNNNNNNNNNNNNNNNNNNNNNNNNNNNNNNNNNNNNNNNNNNNNNNNNNNNNNNNNNNNNNNNNNNNNNNNNNNNNNNNNNNNNNNNNNNNNNNNNNNNNNNNNNNNNNNNNNNNNNNNNNNNNNNNNNNNNNNNNNNNNNNNNNNNNNNNNNNNNNNNNNNNNNNNNNNNNNNNNNNNNNNNNNNNNNNNNNNNNNNNNNNNNNNNNNNNNNNNNNNNNNNNNNNNNNNNNNNNNNNNNNNNNNNNNNNNNNNNNNNNNNNNNNNNNNNNNNNNNNNNNNNNNNNNNNNNNNNNNNNNNNNNNNNNNNNNNNNNNNNNNNNNNNNNNNNNNNNNNNNNNNNNNNNNNNNNNNNNNNNNNNNNNNNNNNNNNNNNNNNNNNNNNNNNNNNNNNNNNNNNNNNNNNNNNNNNNNNNNNNNNNNNNNNNNNNNNNNNNNNNNNNNNNNNNNNNNNNNNNNNNNNNNNNNNNNNNNNNNNNNNNNNNNNNNNNNNNNNNNNNNNNNNNNNNNNNNNNNNNNNNNNNNNNNNNNNNNNNNNNNNNNNNNNNNNNNNNNNNNNNNNNNNNNNNNNNNNNNNNNNNNNNNNNNNNNNNNNNNNNNNNNNNNNNNNNNNNNNNNNNNNNNNNNNNNNNNNNNNNNNNNNNNNNNNNNNNNNNNNNNNNNNNNNNNNNNNNNNNNNNNNNNNNNNNNNNNNNNNNNNNNNNNNNNNNNNNNNNNgtgaaattaacgtgcaagtgactgagcactccacagatacgtgtaccgttaacgtagttctcggggatattcaacgtgacacagtgtgacaaggctgaccctttgaattacaggcacaacagaaacaggaagaaagagtgagagaaagttgtggtgaaagagtacaaccgggttcgcaaccatcccctgccggaacctcatggagcattaggtgttttcgctcaataaacactcataacgccccgtctgggaattgaaaccgcgaccctatgaccgcgaatccgctgccctaaccactgggccattgcgcc
Protein-coding sequences here:
- the LOC106871407 gene encoding fibrinogen-like protein 1, translated to MTFGDIFHQKLQITLLVFCLCLVKAKNYTKQTTIRTESCSYTIVVNRRSAPLCPILTPSNKTNVNKSFADKRTDDEDEVFNEPGINPESGDYFFDVEATSSETSTTNDKSSGVCRRRLAFLTQRLQYLQEMQKVERERANLYESNVKGHDMEIDHIDTGLNTLKTNLTQLIRALHSMETKVFRQERINNNLHHKLSSVVLDMDEVSKNFQIRPSKPISHLTDGSGKKILSKYATPCSLVETAQHSYSDCSAIYKAGHKASGVYKIQPDGLTCSLAVWCDMDTDGGGWLLFQRRADGTENFNRKWLDYKTGFGDVSNEFWLGNQNIFLLSNQKAYELRIDLWDFSGNRAYATYQSFKIEGERDKYRLHVSSFSGTARNSFYLHNYAFFSTMDRDNDKHARVNCASQWDGGWWFTNCWRAMLNGLYHRKSYAKFRGIAWNSWKYEQLKATEMKIRPLDH